A genomic window from Amblyraja radiata isolate CabotCenter1 chromosome 18, sAmbRad1.1.pri, whole genome shotgun sequence includes:
- the LOC116983471 gene encoding dual specificity protein phosphatase 7-like, with the protein MKNQLLSTTSAMAMNKSVDWLQEQLESEDGSLLLLDCRSHELYESSHIDSAINVIIPGLMLRRLKKGNLPIKSLIPNNEDKEKFVKRCKTDTVILYDDSTIDWHENGTSSVLGLLLQKLRDDGCKAYYLEGGFNKFQTEYLEHCETNLDCSCPSNSPPVSVLGLGGLRISSDCSDGESDADREPNSATESEGSPLPSNQAAFPVQILPYLYLGCAKDSTNLDVLGKYGIKYIMNVTPNLPNMFENDGQFKYKQIPISDHWSQNLSQFFPEAISFIDEARSKKCGILVHCLAGISRSVTVTVAYLMQKLNLSLNDAYDFVKRKKSNISPNFNFMGQLLDFERTLGLTSPCDNRAPKEQLYFTTPTNHNVFQLESLEST; encoded by the exons ATGAAAAATCAGCTTTTATCTACTACCTCGGCCATGGCGATGAACAAGAGTGTGGACTGGCTCCAAGAGCAACTGGAATCCGAGGACGGCAGCCTGCTGCTGCTGGACTGCCGGTCCCATGAGCTGTACGAGTCGTCACACATCGACTCGGCTATCAACGTGATCATCCCGGGGCTGATGCTCAggaggctgaagaagggcaacCTCCCCATCAAGTCTCTGATCCCCAACAACGAAGACAAGGAGAAATTCGTCAAGAGGTGCAAGACCGACACGGTCATCCTGTACGACGACAGCACCATCGATTGGCACGAAAACGGGACGAGTTCTGTCCTGGGGTTGTTGCTGCAGAAACTGAGAGACGACGGCTGCAAGGCTTATTACCTGGAGG ggggcttCAACAAGTTTCAAACCGAATACCTCGAGCACTGCGAGACCAACCTGGACTGTTCGTGCCCCAGCAACTCGCCGCCCGTGTCCGTGCTGGGACTCGGAGGATTGCGGATAAGTTCCGACTGCTCGGACGGCGAGTCCGACGCCGACCGAGAGCCCAACAGCGCGACCGAGTCTGAAGGGAGTCCCCTGCCCAGCAACCAGGCAGCCTTCCCCGTCCAGATCTTGCCATACCTGTACCTGGGCTGTGCCAAAGATTCCACCAACCTGGATGTCCTGGGAAAGTACGGCATCAAGTACATCATGAATGTAACCCCGAATCTCCCCAACATGTTTGAGAACGACGGGCAGTTTAAGTACAAGCAGATTCCAATTTCAGACCACTGGAGTCAGAATCTTTCACAATTTTTTCCAGAAGCCATTTCCTTCAtag ATGAAGCTCGATCCAAGAAGTGTGGCATACTGGTTCATTGCTTGGCTGGGATTAGCAGGTCAGTCACTGTGACTGTAGCATATCTCATGCAGAAATTGAACCTTTCTCTGAATGATGCTTATGATTTTGTGAAAAGGAAAAAGTCTAACATCTCTCCGAACTTCAACTTCATGGGGCAGCTTTTAGACTTCGAAAGGACTCTGGGACTTACCAGTCCCTGTGACAACAGGGCCCCTAAAGAACAGCTGTATTTCACCACTCCTACGAATCACAATGTTTTCCAGTTGGAATCCCTTGAGTCGACATGA